The DNA sequence CATCCAGTCATCTAACCCCAACCGTTAGTCTCATACGTCTCAACAAAATGCTTCTCAAACACTTTTTTTTAGCTACTTACCTTGCAGCAATCGCAACCCCCAGCTACCTTGCACTCTCGTGCGCAGTGGGAGTTTTTCAAGACGTCGTGTAACAGGCTGAGCCTATTACATGCGCTACGCTGTGTGCGTAGCTGTCGTCATGCGATTCCTTCGAGATACATCTATAGGTTTCTGTCATCATCCATCTAATTCTACTTCGGCCCATCTTCGGTCCGCTCCTGTATTTATGTACAGCTAGCATCCTTTTGTAGCTCTTTGTCAAATCCACTCTGTTACAAGGCATCTCTTGATCAGTCATCTGTGTATCGTCATCGATACAGCCGCTGGGGTCTAGCCCCTTACACGTCGCAGCTCTTTGCAATGTCATGATGGGTGCCTACTGCTGCGTCGCTGCTGTTTAAAGGGGGGGTGGTGTCATCGGGGGTGTTGACGGTTGCAACGGCTGTGTCGTTGTTTGGGGGGGTAGTGGTGGTATCATCGTCGAGGGTGTTGGCGGGTGCAACGGTTGCATCACTGCTGTCCAGGGAGGTGTCCGCGTCGTCTAGGGTAATGGCGGTGTCCACACTCGCTTCGCTGATGCTCTGGATATCGGTTCCGTCTAGGGTGATGGCGGGGCGGTCGTGATTAGCAATGGGCGCGGTTTTGTCATTGCTATCCAAAGAGGTGCCGGCGTCGTCTAGGGTTGCGGTAGGAAGGGCAGTGGCGATGccgaggaagaggagggtGATGATGGTTGTAAACTTCATGGTTTTTTGTGGAAGAGGGTTTGGTTTGTGGAGGTGGTGAATGTGGACTTAAGGATGCCCGTGTTGAAGATGTTATCaaagacgatgatgatgatgatgatgatgatgatcCAAACCAAGAGAATCACAGCCCATATATATACCCCCTTCTCTCGTATCTTTGCACATCGCCGACCAAAGTCGTCGCCGTCCATCGTAATCAACAAAGTCATCCATCCCCTCCTCCCTCACGCCATCCGTGCATCACTCACTCGATGTGGCTGTATACTTACAACAAATTCGGCGTATAGAGGACTAAATTAAGTCAGCAAAAGGGTCCACAAGTGACAGCAATCGATGTTGTTtactagactccgcaacaatcaattcaatccggtcactctcctagacccacttacctatctaggtagggcttaaactcctataggtaactactaggcttaaagcggtaatcaatcaatccaatctgaaccttctaggacccacttaattgattgttgcggactgtgtTGTTTACACCCCCATTGAGGAAACAGTGACATCGTACATCATGCAAGAATGAACTGGAAAGTACTACGTCTTCCGCGCCTCCGCTCCGATGCCTTCCGCGTGGAATCCCTAAGATGTGTTGGCAAATATGAACGAAGCACTGCACAAAAAAGGCAGTGTATAAGTCAAAAACACATACATTAGTGTCTTGTAGATCTTCACTCCCCGCCCTAATCGAGAAAATCATCGGATTTCCCACGTCGCCTTTTCCCCAATGATGCACGTGAAACAAAGGTCCCCGGTCCCTGTCCCCCGTACTCGTATTCCCTCCCCCATTACTCGGACATCGCGCACAGCCACGAGTTCTAAAAACTGCCGCCTCTTTTCTCCGATGGGAGGGATGGAAGTAGTAGACCAGATCGATATAGGGAGCGTGGATCCTACATATAGGTATGTTATGTCCAAGCTGAGGTCGTATTTTGCGTATCGCATCCCTGTCGCCAGCTGGATTGAGAGGAGTGACGCATTTGGGTGCGCACGGGTGATACACTTTTCCTAATAATGGCGATGATGGCATGGATGTAAGATTCAGAAGTCTATACTTTCCCAGTCGGGCTCTGCGCATCGCGTTTGCGGCGATGACATCGGTTGTTGTCGTTTTTATCGACAAGGGCAACATTAAGTACACGGCAAAGATATACTACATTTACTCACACCTCAATTCAGACCTCAAACAATACACCAAGAGTACTAATACCAACTCTACAGAGTCTCCATAGCCAACTCACCTCCCCCCAGACTATCACTCATCCCTTTCCTACACACACGCACCCTACCTCGCGATCCCAAACCCACGCCCACCACCCTCGTATCGCCCACCACCCTCGTATCGCCCACCACCCTCGTATCGCCCACCACCCTCGTATCGCCCACCACCCTCGTATCGCCCACCCGCACACACCCACGCACAGGCAAACCCGCCACGACACCTTCAATACGAATAATTCGTTTCCAGAAAAAGGCATTGTTTCGGTGGTATTTATGTTTTTGCTTTGCGGCGATATCTACATGAGGCTTTTCGCGTTTGAGCATTTGAGAGAGATGGCATGACCGACGGGTGTGATTCGTTGGGAATATCAGCTGCTAACGCTGCTAAGGGTATTCAATGCTAGTAAGAAAGGGATGAAAGGGGTAGAGTACAGAATTTTATGCAGAGCCAGTGCTTTCGTATTCCTGTTCCTGCAGTGTCATTTCGTCAATGTCACGGGTGAGTTGAGCGATTTCCTCGCGGAGGGCGGTGATGCGGAGGGTTCTTTCTGCTCTTCTTTCATCCGAAATTCTGTCCTGCTCTTCTGCTTCTGCTTCCTCGCTTTTACACACTCCTACTTCGACATCTCCGCCCTCCTTACCCGGTTCACCATCCACTTCCCCTTCCAGCGTCACAGCCCCTTCATCACCCACCTGAACCTCACTCCCAGCGTCACTCTCAGCACCCGCCGCAATGTGTTTGATGGCCAGCTGCCCCAACCCCAAATCCAACCCCGGAAACAACCCCTTCACCTCCTCAACCACCTCATCAAAAAACCCCCATTCCTTCTCGTTCAGCCCCAGCTTACTAAAATTCCCATGTCGTTGAGCTACCATTTTCGCAATCTGAACAAGAGTAATGAGGTAATTCTTGTATTCCACATCGTCGATCAGACCGGCGCGGTTGGGCCGGTGGATGTAGGTGAGGATTATGTGGAAGGCTTGGGTTAGGTATGAGTCGGTGCGTGGGGCGATCTCTGCACGGGGCCAGGGATGTCGGTATGGGGCGAGGGTTTGGCGGCGGAGTTTGGGGGAGATGGGCgtgctggtggtggcagtGGACATTTTGGTAGTTGAATGAATGGATGGATGGATTGGGGATAGTTGTGTGTGGGGATAGGGAGGTTGAGGGATGGAGGTGGGTGTTGGAAGGTAGAATAAGTACCGTGGATGCGAGGCTTTGTACTCGTGGCCAGCGGTTACATAGACATAGAGACGTCGTGGTGGAGAAGACAGCGAGATGCGGGTATCAAGTTGACAGAGAGCGACAGGATTGGTTATGTGAAGTTTTGCCGTTGTTCTGGAGTAGTTGCAAACAACCTTGGCACTACTTTGAATGTGAACGAACTCCTGTTCAAACATGATAGCTAGAAAAACAGCCTGTGACGACACAATTTACCACACACCACACTCCGCAATCACAATTACCCTGTGAGTTGGTCAACCACGTCACGTCACTTATCCACATCATCTAGCCCTCACCTCTCCACGCCAGTCGCAACCTCCTCTCTTTATCAAACCCCCATAAAACCTCCTCACCACAACCCCAACCCAATCTCACAAAACTAAACCAAGCATGACAccaccaacaccaaccccAACACCCCCCTCAACGCCTTCACCTCCCCCACCCCTAGCACCCACCCACCATCCGCCTCACCCCCACCCCCTCCCTCACCTCCGCTCAAACATCACTAACGCACCAACTCTACATGCTGGACTTTCGCGGCCACGACGCACGCGACATGCAGCGCACGCTAAACTACATCAACGCTGAGTTGAGAATGCGGCAAGTGGAAGGTATTGCAGTGGGCACAGACGGGCAGGCTGAGGTAGGCCAGATCAAGAAGAAAAACACAGGAGCGAGGGTGGAGGAGATGCAGGATGAGGATAAGCGATGGGAGAAGGAATCGGGCGGGAATCCGAGGTGGGGGGAGGGTAGGACGGCGGGGTTGTACGGGAagtgaggaggaggaggaggagggatGACGGGTGCTTTGAGTCAGTGTTCGGGTAAATCTAGTCATTATTGACCCCGTTGTTGAGATGTCTGTCGTCGTATTGCTTGTGGGTATCATACC is a window from the Pyrenophora tritici-repentis strain M4 chromosome 7, whole genome shotgun sequence genome containing:
- a CDS encoding DUF1421 multi-domain protein, which gives rise to MKFTTIITLLFLGIATALPTATLDDAGTSLDSNDKTAPIANHDRPAITLDGTDIQSISEASVDTAITLDDADTSLDSSDATVAPANTLDDDTTTTPPNNDTAVATVNTPDDTTPPLNSSDAAVGTHHDIAKSCDV
- a CDS encoding DUF1421 multi-domain protein is translated as MSTATTSTPISPKLRRQTLAPYRHPWPRAEIAPRTDSYLTQAFHIILTYIHRPNRAGLIDDVEYKNYLITLVQIAKMVAQRHGNFSKLGLNEKEWGFFDEVVEEVKGLFPGLDLGLGQLAIKHIAAGAESDAGSEVQVGDEGAVTLEGEVDGEPGKEGGDVEVGVCKSEEAEAEEQDRISDERRAERTLRITALREEIAQLTRDIDEMTLQEQEYESTGSA